The Ciona intestinalis unplaced genomic scaffold, KH HT000068.2, whole genome shotgun sequence genome contains a region encoding:
- the LOC101242203 gene encoding sushi, von Willebrand factor type A, EGF and pentraxin domain-containing protein 1 isoform X24, translated as MWNPLAVVIVVCLLLLEVSAYPHCGVSHLSRRPCGRPAIDRFNCLQRGCCYDRNAVHINIRCYYKASTLSFGNQVIGPSTTPTSTPVTTQTTSAAPSASQLIMQSLALITSNGADYTTALALLAREILGTNVYSTIEFAQKYGDDYLLLQIISAAEGKSPPNQAKLLHHGGENGYPGSQVLSQCSPQNRNNTCGNPFYTTRSSCLRWNCCWDFASRSCYHSTNNIIYMRRRCPPGFTNPPKCIEINECLSNPCMNNGVCVDKINGYKCICPISPAGPNCEIYCATPQSPRNGAVTPVKQFYNANDIVRYSCNVGYDLFGRSENVCTRSGQWSTSTPHCLEACGKPTDIANGRYSPVLTPPYYKINQVVTYACDANYVLQGSPVIICQINGQFTQTRASCIPVVVKCSNPPALLNGQFISAIEYAVNAQVRYTCNTGYRLDNSDVITCQTSGQFTSLTAVCTKVCTTPPTLANGDFTVKNNANQYDINTVLTYTCNSGYRLDNSPTITCQASGQFTALTAVCTRVIKCTNPPALMNGLYSPQQNSYSVNDVITYTCNNGYKINNSPTITCQASGQFTALAATCTKVCSTPPTLANGDFTVKNNANQYDINTVLTYTCNSGYRLDNSPTATCQASGKFTALTAVCTKVCSTPPTLANGDFTVKNNANQYDINTVLTYTCNSGYRLDNSATVTCQASGQFTALTAVCTTVCLIPPPLPNGAYSPTRNPVIFNVNEIITYTCNANFKLKGSNTVRCETNGQYTTLAATCASDDKCGGPPLLTNGEYSPVKTPLEYNINENVVYTCNSGYRLDNSDTITCQAANQWSTLSAVCTKVCLTPPTLTHGSYTPVNNPLKYDINTVLTYTCGSGFLLENSDKITCTSTGQWSALAATCTRVCTAPPALANGDYSPKNNPVVYRIGDTVTYTCGSGYTLSSSATSTCQSTGQWVAPTATCVKVCLTPPSLTNGAYMPVTAEYAVHAVVTYTCNNGYKLENVNSISCPASGTWPALPTTCTRICSTPPTLANGDFTVKNNANQYDINTVLTYTCNGGYRLDNSPTITCQASGKFTALAATCTKVCSTPPTLANGDFTVKNNANQYDINTVLTYTCNSGYRLEKSPSITCQASGKFTSLGAVCTKVCTTPPTLANGDFTVKNNANQYDINTVLTYTCNSGYRLDNSPTATCQASGQFTKLTAVCTKVCSTPPTLTNGDFTVKNKANQYDINTVLTYTCNGGYRLDKSPTITCQASGKFTSLGAVCTRVCTTPPTLANGDFTVKNNANQYDINTVLTYTCNSGYRLEKSPTVTCQASGKFTSLAAVCTTVCSTPPTLANGRFTVKNNANQYDINTVLTYTCNSGYRLDNSATITCQASGQFTSLAATCTKVCSTPPTLANGDFTVKNNANQYDINTVLTYVCNSGYRLDNSATITCQASGKFTALAATCTKVCTTPPTLANGDFTVKNNANQYDINTVLTYTCNSGYRLDNSATVTCQASGQFTALAATCTKVCTTPPTLANGDFTVKNNANQYDINTVLTYTCNSGYRLDNSATVTCQASGQFTSLAATCTKVCSTPPTLANGDFTVKNNANQYDINTVLTYTCNSGYRLDNSATVTCQASGQFSSLAATCTKVCTTPPTLANGDFTVKANQYDINTVLTYTCNSGYRLDNSATATCQASGQFTTLTAVCTKVCSTPPALTNGDFTVKNNANQYDINTVLTYTCNSGYRLDNSATVTCQASGQFTTLTAVCTKVCSTPPTLANGDFTVKNNANQYDINTVLTYTCNSGYRLDNSATVTCQASGQFTSLAAVCTKVCSTPPTLANGDFTVKNNANQYDINTVLTYTCNSGYRLDNSATITCQASGQFTSLAATCTRVCSTPPTLANGDFTVKANQYDINTVLTYTCNSGYRLDNSATVTCQASGQFTSLAATCTKVCSTPPTLANGDFTVKNNANQYDINTVLTYTCNSGYRLDNSATVTCQASGQFTSLAATCTKVCTTPPTLANGDFTVKNNANQYDINTVLTYTCNSGYRLDNSATVTCQASGQFTSLAATCTRVCLTPPTLANGDFTVKNNANQYDINTVLTYTCNSGYRLDNSATVTCQASGQFTALTAVCTRVCSTPPTLANGDFTVKNNANQYDINTVLTYTCNSGYRLDNSATITCQASGQFTAFTAVCTKVCTTPPTLANGDFTVKNNANQYDINTVLTYTCNSGYRLDNSATVTCQASGQFTSLAAVCTLICGEPPIPANGVYAVVKTPPIFNIGDQISYSCNNGFILQGTRVNTCFEHWFV; from the exons ATGTGGAATCCATTGGcggttgttattgttgtgtgTTTATTACTATTAGAAGTTTCAGCTTACCCGCATTGTGGTGTCTCTCACTTATCACGAAGACCATGCGGTCGTCCAGCCATTGACCGGTTTAATTGCTTACAACG CGGTTGTTGCTACGACAGAAATGCGGTTCATATCAATATTCGGTGTTATTATAAAG CTTCAACGCTCTCTTTCGGCAACCAAGTGATCGGGCCTTCAACAACACCAACATCAACACCGGTTACAACCCAAACCACATCGGCGGCTCCATCCGCAAGCCAACTAATCATGCAATCCCTCGCCTTGATTACTTCTAACGGCGCTGATTACACGACGGCGCTCGCGTTACTGGCGAGAG AGATTCTTGGAACGAATGTTTACAGTACGATAGAGTTTGCTCAAAAGTATGGAGACGATTATCTACTCTTGCAAATAATCA GTGCAGCAGAAGGAAAATCTCCCCCCAACCAAGCCA AGTTATTGCACCACGGCGGCGAAAATGGATATCCAGGAAGTCAAGTTCTTTCCCAATGCAGTCCACAGAACCGGAATAATACTTGCGGTAATCCTTTCTACACAACCAG atcGAGTTGCCTGCGATGGAACTGTTGTTGGGACTTCGCTTCAAGAAGTTGCTACCATTCCACGAATAACA TTATTTACATGAGACGTCGATGTCCACCTGGTTTTACAAACCCACCAAAATGCATTG aaataaatgaatgtttgTCAAACCCATGTATGAACAACGGTGTGTGTGTGGACAAGATTAATGGATATAAATGTATCTGCCCAATCTCCCCTGCTGGTCCAAATTGTGAAATAt ATTGCGCTACACCCCAAAGTCCCAGAAATGGAGCTGTGACCCCAGTTAAGCAGTTTTACAACGCAAACGATATTGTAAGATATTCGTGTAATGTTGGATACGATTTATTTGGAAGATCAGAAAATGTTTGCACAAGAAGTGGGCAGTGGTCGACTTCAACACCCCACTGCTTGGAAG CTTGTGGCAAACCAACCGATATCGCAAATGGTCGATACTCTCCTGTATTAACCCCACCATACTACAAGATCAACCAAGTTGTAACATATGCTTGTGATGCAAACTATGTACTGCAAGGATCTCCTGTTATTATATGCCAGATAAATGGACAATTCACGCAAACACGAGCTTCTTGCATACCag ttgttGTAAAATGTAGCAACCCACCAGCATTGTTAAATGGACAGTTTATTTCTGCAATTGAATACGCTGTCAATGCACAAGTGAGGTATACTTGTAATACTGGTTATAGACTTGATAACAGCGATGTTATTACGTGTCAAACTAGTGGACAGTTCACTTCACTCACTGCTGTCTGTACTAAAg tttgtaCAACACCACCTACACTGGCCAATGGGGATTTTACTGTGAAGAATAATGCAAACCAATATGATATCAACACTGTATTAACATATACATGCAACAGTGGTTATCGACTGGATAACAGCCCAACAATTACATGTCAAGCTAGTGGACAATTTACTGCTTTAACTGCCGTTTGTACTAGAG TTATAAAATGCACCAACCCTCCTGCACTGATGAATGGACTATACAGCCCACAACAGAATTCATACAGTGTGAATGATGTTATCACGTACACTTGTAATAATGGGTACAAGATTAACAATAGTCCAACCATAACATGCCAAGCTAGTGGACAATTTACTGCACTTGCTGCCACTTGTACTAAAG tTTGTTCAACACCCCCTACACTGGCCAATGGAGATTTTACTGTGAAGAATAATGCAAACCAATATGATATCAACACTGTATTAACATATACATGCAACAGTGGTTATCGACTGGATAACAGTCCAACAGCAACATGTCAAGCTAGTGGAAAATTTACTGCTTTAACTGCTGTTTGTACAAAAG tttgttcAACACCACCTACACTGGCCAATGGAGATTTTACTGTGAAGAATAATGCAAACCAATATGATATCAACACTGTATTAACATATACATGCAACAGTGGTTATCGATTGGATAACAGTGCAACAGTAACATGTCAAGCTAGTGGACAATTTACTGCTTTAACTGCTGTTTGTACAACAG TTTGTTTGATCCCACCCCCATTACCCAATGGAGCATATTCACCAACCAGAAACCCTGTAATTTTTAATGTGAATGAAATCATTACATATACTTGTAATGCTAATTTCAAATTGAAAGGAAGCAACACAGTAAGATGTGAAACAAACGGTCAATACACGACACTTGCTGCTACTTGTGCTTCAG ATGATAAATGTGGAGGTCCACCTTTACTCACTAATGGTGAATACAGTCCTGTGAAGACCCCACTTGAATACAACATTAATGAGAATGTAGTTTATACATGCAACAGTGGTTATCGCTTGGATAACTCAGACACCATAACATGCCAAGCTGCAAATCAATGGTCAACATTATCCGCAGTTTGCACAAAAG TTTGTCTCACCCCTCCCACGCTGACACATGGTTCATACACCCCTGTAAACAATCCACTTAAGTATGATATCAACACGGTACTAACATATACTTGTGGAAGTGGATTTCTTCTTGAAAACAGCGACAAAATAACTTGTACATCCACTGGACAATGGTCCGCACTAGCTGCAACATGCACAAGGG TTTGCACAGCACCTCCGGCGCTTGCTAATGGAGACTATTCTCCAAAAAACAACCCAGTTGTTTATCGCATTGGTGATACTGTAACTTACACTTGTGGTAGTGGATACACTCTCAGCAGCAGTGCTACAagcacctgtcaatcaactgGCCAATGGGTGGCTCCTACAGCTACTTGTGTTAAAG TTTGTTTGACGCCACCTTCATTAACAAATGGAGCATACATGCCCGTCACTGCAGAGTATGCCGTACATGCTGTAGTCACCTACACTTGCAACAATGGATATAAATTAGAGAACGTTAATTCTATATCCTGCCCTGCTAGTGGAACTTGGCCAGCATTGCCAACTACATGCACTAGAA TTTGTTCAACACCACCTACACTGGCCAATGGAGATTTTACTGTGAAGAATAATGCAAACCAATATGATATCAACACTGTATTAACATATACATGCAACGGTGGTTATCGACTAGATAACAGTCCAACAATTACATGTCAAGCTAGTGGAAAATTTACTGCACTTGCGGCTACTTGTACTAAAG TCTGTTCAACACCACCTACACTGGCCAATGGAGATTTTACTGTGAAGAATAATGCAAACCAATATGATATCAACACTGTATTAACATATACATGCAACAGTGGTTATCGACTGGAAAAGAGTCCATCAATAACATGTCAAGCTAGTGGAAAATTTACTTCACTTGGAGCAGTTTGCACTAAAG tttGTACAACCCCACCTACACTGGCCAATGGAGATTTTACTGTGAAGAATAATGCAAACCAATATGATATCAACACTGTATTAACATATACatgcaacagtggttataGACTGGATAACAGTCCAACAGCAACATGTCAAGCTAGTGgacaatttacaaaattaactgCTGTATGTACTAAAG TCTGTTCAACACCACCTACACTTACCAATGGAGATTTTACTGTGAAGAATAAAGCAAACCAATATGATATCAACACTGTATTAACATATACATGCAACGGTGGTTATCGACTAGATAAGAGTCCAACAATAACATGTCAAGCTAGTGGAAAATTTACTTCACTTGGAGCAGTTTGTACACGTG TTTGTACAACCCCACCTACACTGGCCAATGGAGATTTTACTGTGAAGAATAATGCAAACCAATATGATATCAACACTGTATTAACATATACATGCAACAGTGGTTATCGACTGGAAAAGAGTCCAACAGTAACATGTCAAGCTAGTGGAAAATTTACTTCACTTGCAGCTGTTTGTACAACag TATGTTCAACGCCACCTACATTAGCCAATGGACGTTTTACTGTGAAGAATAATGCAAACCAATATGATATCAACACTGTATTAACATATACATGCAACAGTGGTTATCGATTGGATAACAGTGCAACAATAACATGTCAAGCTAGTGGCCAATTTACTTCGCTTGCAGCTACTTGTACTAAag TTTGTTCAACACCACCTACACTGGCCAATGGAGATTTTACTGTGAAGAACAATGCAAACCAATATGATATCAACACTGTATTAACATATGTATGCAACAGTGGTTATCGACTGGATAACAGTGCAACAATAACATGTCAAGCTAGTGGAAAATTTACTGCACTTGCAGCTACTTGTACAAAAG TTTGTACAACACCACCTACACTGGCCAATGGAGATTTTACTGTGAAGAATAATGCAAACCAATATGATATCAACACTGTATTAACATATACATGCAACAGTGGTTATCGATTGGATAACAGTGCAACAGTAACATGTCAAGCTAGTGGACAATTTACTGCATTAGCAGCTACTTGTACAAAAG TTTGTACAACACCACCTACACTGGCCAATGGAGATTTTACTGTGAAGAATAATGCAAACCAATATGATATCAACACTGTATTAACATATACATGCAACAGTGGTTATCGACTGGATAACAGTGCAACAGTAACATGTCAAGCTAGTGGACAATTTACTTCACTTGCAGCTACTTGTACTAAAG TTTGTTCAACACCACCTACACTGGCCAATGGAGATTTTACTGTGAAGAATAATGCAAACCAATATGATATCAACACTGTATTAACATATACATGCAACAGTGGTTATCGACTGGATAACAGTGCAACAGTAACATGTCAAGCTAGTGGACAATTTTCTTCACTTGCAGCTACTTGTACtaaag TATGTACAACACCACCTACACTGGCCAATGGAGATTTTACTGTGAAGGCAAACCAATATGATATTAACACTGTATTGACATATACATGCAACAGTGGTTATCGACTGGATAACAGTGCAACAGCAACATGTCAAGCTAGTGGACAATTTACAACATTAACTGCTGTTTGCACAAAAG TCTGTTCAACACCACCTGCACTGACCAATGGAGATTTTACTGTGAAGAATAATGCAAACCAATATGATATTAACACTGTATTAACATATACATGCAACAGTGGTTATCGACTGGATAACAGTGCAACAGTAACATGTCAAGCTAGTGGGCAATTTACTACATTAACTGCTGTTTGTACCAAag TTTGTTCAACACCACCTACACTGGCCAATGGAGATTTTACTGTGAAGAATAATGCAAACCAATATGATATCAACACTGTATTAACATATACATGCAACAGTGGTTATCGACTGGATAACAGTGCAACAGTAACATGCCAAGCTAGTGGACAATTTACTTCGCTTGCAGCTGTTTGTACTAAAG TTTGTTCAACACCACCTACACTGGCCAATGGAGATTTTACTGTGAAGAATAATGCAAACCAATATGATATCAACACTGTATTAACATATACATGCAACAGTGGTTATCGACTGGATAACAGTGCCACAATTACATGTCAAGCTAGTGGACAATTTACTTCGTTGGCAGCTACTTGTACCAGAG TATGTTCAACACCACCCACACTGGCCAATGGAGATTTTACTGTGAAGGCAAACCAATATGATATTAACACTGTATTAACATATACATGCAACAGTGGTTATCGACTGGATAACAGTGCAACAGTAACATGTCAAGCTAGTGGACAATTTACTTCACTTGCAGCTACTTGTACTAAAG TTTGTTCAACACCACCTACACTGGCCAATGGAGATTTTACTGTGAAGAATAATGCAAACCAATATGATATCAACACTGTATTAACATATACATGCAACAGTGGTTATCGACTGGATAACAGTGCAACAGTAACATGTCAAGCTAGTGGACAATTTACCTCGCTTGCAGCTACTTGTACTAAAG tttgtacAACACCACCTACACTGGCCAATGGAGATTTTACTGTAAAGAATAATGCAAACCAATATGATATCAACACTGTATTAACATATACATGCAACAGTGGTTATCGACTGGATAACAGTGCAACAGTAACATGTCAAGCTAGTGGACAATTTACTTCACTTGCAGCTACTTGTACCAGAG TTTGTTTAACACCACCTACACTGGCCAATGGAGATTTTACTGTGAAGAATAATGCAAACCAATATGATATCAACACTGTATTAACATATACATGCAACAGTGGTTATCGACTGGATAACAGTGCAACAGTAACATGTCAAGCTAGTGGGCAATTTACTGCTTTAACTGCTGTTTGTACAAgag TTTGTTCAACACCACCTACACTGGCCAATGGAGATTTTACTGTGAAGAATAATGCAAACCAATATGATATCAACACTGTATTAACATATACATGCAACAGTGGTTATCGACTGGATAACAGTGCAACAATAACATGTCAAGCTAGTGGACAATTTACTGCTTTTACTGCTGTCTGCACTAAAG TTTGTACAACACCACCTACACTGGCCAATGGGGATTTTACTGTGAAGAATAATGCAAACCAATATGATATCAACACTGTATTAACATATACATGCAACAGTGGTTATCGACTGGATAACAGTGCAACAGTAACATGTCAAGCTAGTGGACAATTTACTTCACTTGCAGCTGTTTGTACATTAA tttgtgGTGAACCACCTATACCAGCCAATGGAGTTTACGCTGTTGTTAAAACTCCCCCAATATTCAACATTGGAGACCAGATATCTTACTCATGTAACAACGGATTCATCTTGCAAGGCACAAGAGTAAATACATGCTTTGAACACTGGTTTGTTTGA